A window of the Hordeum vulgare subsp. vulgare chromosome 5H, MorexV3_pseudomolecules_assembly, whole genome shotgun sequence genome harbors these coding sequences:
- the LOC123395899 gene encoding uncharacterized protein LOC123395899 codes for MAFPACVQCGTRENPCRCKFIGPTLGFLAFVVTGVVEWPVGAVVYLFRHRKGRRIMGHPARVVYPRVSRAIPI; via the coding sequence ATGGCGTTCCCGGCGTGCGTGCAGTGCGGGACGCGGGAGAACCCGTGCCGGTGCAAGTTCATCGGGCCGACGCTGGGGTTCCTGGCGTTCGTGGTGACCGGCGTCGTAGAGTGGCCGGTGGGCGCGGTGGTGTAcctgttccgccaccgcaagggcCGCCGCATCATGGGACACCCGGCCAGGGTCGTCTACCCGCGCGTCTCCAGGGCCATCCCCATCTAA
- the LOC123397997 gene encoding uncharacterized protein LOC123397997, which translates to MASSVPGCVQCGTRSNPCRCKVVGPTLGFLAFVVTGVVEWPLGAAVYLFRHRKGRRIMGHPARVVYPRVSRAIPI; encoded by the coding sequence ATGGCGTCGTCGGTGCCTGGGTGCGTGCAGTGCGGGACGCGGAGCAACCCGTGCCGGTGCAAGGTGGTCGGCCCGACGCTGGGGTTCCTGGCGTTCGTGGTGACCGGGGTGGTGGAGTGGCCGCTGGGCGCGGCGGTCTAcctgttccgccaccgcaagggcCGCCGCATCATGGGACACCCGGCCAGGGTCGTCTACCCGCGCGTCTCCAGGGCCATCCCCATCTAA